From one Culex quinquefasciatus strain JHB chromosome 3, VPISU_Cqui_1.0_pri_paternal, whole genome shotgun sequence genomic stretch:
- the LOC6043638 gene encoding mitochondrial potassium channel ATP-binding subunit: protein MLKLLLSGYRTCQPVCRQPLGQLRPRGELLTTARNAFNQQTRNHLVRSGGEQAVRTSRGGSKIVQLLLGGTALTVTVGYNCRKWFVHCEATSGRLVGHKTPGTEGGGTVRFDWRKFWSYLRPHLVKLVGAVLAALAVAYFNIQIPNLLGVVVNTLSKYARAGMKDIDTGSFVEDMKAPSLRLFGMYLAQAGFTFVYIFLLSQIGEQMAAKIRQDLFRQIIIQDLEFFDENRTGELVNRLTADVQDFKSSFKQCISQGLRSFAQLIGGGVSLFLISPQLASIALVSVPAAVAMFSFLGKSLRALSKRSQAQSERATSVSEEALSNIRTVRASASEYAEVELFRQETDRAAELSEQLGVGIAVFQSLTNLFLNGMVLTTLVLGGHFMSTSSISAGDLMAFLVASQGVQRSLAQGSILLGSVIRGMTAGTRVFEYLSVQPKVDLQLGSTIPESQRRGEIHFRNVSFTYPCRPNQQVLKDFSLVLKPGQTVALVGASGSGKSTIASLLERFYEPTGGVITVDGHEISNLSPCWLRGELIGFIEQQPVLFGTTIYENIRYGRPDATEAEVLEAAKLSQSHQFVSQLPEGYQTPVGERGIQLSGGQRQRIAIARALLKQPTILILDEATSALDASSEAIVQKALDAAVVDRTTLVIAHRLSTIRNADVIVVLDKGRIVEQGDHDSLIKKKGYYYELVKQQEREQRKEQKEQGRARA, encoded by the exons ATGTTGAAATTGTTACTATCCGGTTATCGGACGTGTCAGCCGGTGTGCAG ACAACCGCTGGGCCAGCTTCGGCCGCGCGGGGAACTTTTGACGACGGCACGAAATGCCTTCAACCAACAGACGCGGAACCACCTGGTCAGATCCGGAGGTGAGCAAGCCGTTCGGACCAGCCGGGGTGGTTCCAAGATTGTGCAACTTTTGCTGGGCGGAACGGCCCTCACCGTAACCGTGGGCTACAACTGCCGGAAGTGGTTTGTCCACTGTGAGGCTACCAGTGGTCGGCTGGTGGGTCACAAGACTCCGGGGACGGAGGGTGGCGGAACGGTCCGGTTTGATTGGCGCAAGTTCTGGAGCTATTTGAGGCCACATCTGGTGAAGCTGGTGGGAGCGGTGCTGGCGGCACTGGCCGTGGCGTACTTTAACATCCAGATTCCGAACCTGCTGGGCGTGGTGGTCAACACGCTGTCCAAGTACGCCCGGGCGGGGATGAAAGA CATCGACACCGGCAGCTTTGTCGAGGACATGAAAGCGCCCTCATTGCGTCTGTTTGGGATGTATTTGGCCCAGGCTGGCTTTACCTTCGTCTACATCTTTCTGTTGAGCCAAATCGGCGAGCAAATGGCCGCCAAAATTCGGCAGGACCTGTTCCGGCAGATCATCATCCAGGACCTGGAGTTTTTCGACGAAAATCGAACCGGCGAGCTGGTCAACCGGCTGACCGCAGACGTTCAGGACTTCAAGTCCAGCTTCAAGCAGTGTATCTCCCAGGGATTGCGATCGTTTGCCCAGCTGATCGGCGGCGGAGTCTCACTGTTCCTGATCTCCCCCCAGCTGGCCAGCATCGCACTGGTTTCCGTCCCCGCCGCCGTCGCGATGTTTTCATTCCTGGGAAAATCCCTCCGAGCACTGAGCAAACGCAGCCAGGCCCAATCCGAGCGAGCCACCTCGGTGAGTGAGGAAGCGCTGAGCAATATTCGCACCGTGCGGGCCAGTGCCAGCGAGTACGCCGAGGTGGAGCTGTTCCGGCAGGAAACGGACCGGGCGGCCGAACTGTCCGAACAGCTGGGCGTCGGAATTGCCGTGTTTCAGTCGCTGACCAACTTGTTCCTCAACGGGATGGTGCTGACGACGCTGGTGCTGGGTGGACACTTTATGAGCACCAGCTCGATAAGCGCCGGAGATTTGATGGCATTCCTGGTGGCGTCGCAG GGCGTCCAGCGCTCCCTTGCGCAAGGTTCCATCCTGCTCGGGTCCGTGATCCGCGGCATGACGGCCGGCACGCGCGTCTTCGAGTATCTCTCCGTTCAACCCAAGGTGGACCTCCAACTAGGTAGCACCATTCCCGAGTCCCAACGGCGGGGCGAGATCCACTTCCGGAACGTGTCCTTCACCTATCCATGCCGGCCCAACCAGCAAGTACTAAAAGATTTTTCACTGGTGCTAAAACCGGGCCAGACGGTCGCCCTGGTCGGTGCCAGCGGGTCCGGCAAGTCGACGATCGCCAGCCTGTTGGAACGGTTCTACGAACCGACGGGCGGTGTAATTACCGTCGATGGTCACGAAATTTCCAACCTGTCCCCGTGTTGGCTCCGCGGAGAACTGATCGGCTTTATCGAGCAGCAACCGGTCCTGTTCGGGACGACCATCTACGAAAACATCCGGTACGGCCGGCCGGATGCCACCGAGGCGGAAGTGCTCGAGGCGGCCAAGCTCTCGCAGTCGCACCAGTTCGTGAGTCAACTTCCGGAAGGGTACCAAACGCCGGTCGGTGAGCGGGGCATTCAACTTAGCGGTGGCCAAAGGCAACGGATTGCGATCGCCAGAGCACTGCTCAAGCAGCCAACGATTCTTATCCTGGACGAGGCGACCAGTGCGTTGGATGCCTCTAGCGAAGCGATCGTACAGAAAGCGCTGGATGCCGCGGTCGTGGACCGAACCACGCTGGTGATTGCCCACAGGTTATCGACAATTCGGAATGCCGACGTGATTGTGGTGCTGGACAAGGGACGGATCGTGGAGCAGGGGGACCACGATTCGTTAATCAAAAAGAAGGGTTATTATTACGAGCTGGTGAAGCAGCAGGAACGGGAACAGAGGAAAGAGCAGAAGGAACAGGGGAGGGCAAGGGcttaa